The following are encoded in a window of Panicum virgatum strain AP13 chromosome 5N, P.virgatum_v5, whole genome shotgun sequence genomic DNA:
- the LOC120672268 gene encoding uncharacterized protein LOC120672268: protein MAQLLHLPDLAAARPPARRRGVAVAVAAAGGRVKRGEAGKRRVIKVADPVREGRLPVPPPPPPLFAAPATPSESPAAARRREEDEEERQRYYLNMGYAIRTLREELPDVLYKEPSFDIYRDDIVFKDPLNTFKGLENYKRIFWALRFTGRIFFKALWVDIVSIWQPAENLIMIRWIAHGIPRVPWDGHGRFDGASVYKLDKNGKIYEHKVHNVAMNPPTKFKVLPVHELIRSLGCPSTAKPTYFQASSQYLCAAPSYLRLAWIKCYISLCRMLSLANLGEG from the exons ATGGCTCAGCTCTTGCACCTGCCAgacctcgcggcggcgcggccgcctgcgaggaggaggggcgtgGCGGTGGCCGTGGCGGCAGCGGGGGGCCGCGTGAAGCGTGGGGAGGCGGGGAAGAGGCGGGTGATCAAGGTCGCCGACCCCGTGCGGGAGGGGAGgctgccggtgccgccgccgccgccgccgctcttcgCCGCGCCAGCCACTCCGtcggagtcgccggcggcggcgaggcggcgggaggaggacgaggaagagAGGCAGCGGTACTACCTCAACATGGGGTACGCGATCCGGACGCTCAGGGAGGAGCTCCCCGATGTGCTGTACAAGGAGCCCAGCTTCGACATCTACAG AGATGACATTGTCTTCAAAGATCCTTTGAATACATTTAAGGGCCTGGAAAATTACAAAAGGATATTCTGGGCACTACGTTTTACTGGCCGGATCTTTTTCAAAGCACTGTGGGTTGATATAGTTAGTATATGGCAGCCTGCTGAGAACCTTATCATGATTCGCTGGATTGCCCATGGCATTCCTCGAGTCCCCTGGGACGGGCATGGCCGCTTCGATGGTGCTTCGGTGTATAAACTCGACAAGAATGGGAAGATCTATGAGCATAAGGTGCACAATGTTGCTATGAATCCACCAACAAAATTCAAGGTCCTACCGGTTCATGAGCTAATCAGATCACTTGGTTGTCCTTCTACTGCAAAACCAACTTATTTTCAGGCTTCATCTCAATATTTGTGCGCGGCACCATCTTATTTGAGATTAGCATGGATAAAATGCTACATCTCGTTGTGCCGAATGCTTTCGCTAGCAAATCTGGGAGAAGGATAG